The Kluyveromyces lactis strain NRRL Y-1140 chromosome B complete sequence genome contains a region encoding:
- the NVJ1 gene encoding Nvj1p (conserved hypothetical protein), with translation MVPESMAHRGWLEQARINFGELFQSIGNLVKTPNKPIMDKVADMDPHLIEDICSISCPNALTRPVKELEWITLYEVIEYKVKNKDPIILMIILITVPFLIYKIMKSAAYLLSAKNTKDFDTTNIELNTEVTGDEVSTKPSHHFPAEQRALLQFQRNKSEPIVFRYGFNFEDNSSDMELPDQSTEEVIRGSLNGTRTPSPMPSPPLPSNTFKDDDLRNMHSNILKLTETPQKFKDTSIVESTASKLPGGMLIPLSISPSKPTINTTQVSSEQANAEPFKF, from the coding sequence ATGGTACCTGAATCAATGGCTCATAGGGGCTGGTTGGAGCAAGCCAGAATCAATTTTGGTGAGCTTTTCCAATCTATTGGCAATTTAGTAAAAACCCCTAACAAACCAATTATGGATAAAGTAGCCGACATGGATCCACATTTAATTGAGGATATATGCTCCATTTCATGTCCCAACGCTCTCACTAGGCCTGTTAAAGAGTTGGAATGGATTACTCTGTATGAGGTTATAGAGTATAAAGTCAAGAATAAGGATCCTATAATTTTGATGATTATACTCATTACTGTCCCGTTCCTGATATATAAGATAATGAAGAGTGCCGCGTACTTGTTATCTGCTAAAAATACCAAAGACTTTGATACTACGAATATCGAACTGAACACAGAAGTAACGGGCGATGAAGTGAGTACCAAGCCATCGCATCATTTCCCTGCAGAGCAACGAGCTTTACTACAATTCCAACGAAACAAATCAGAACCAATAGTATTCAGATATGGGTTCAATTTCGAAGACAATAGCAGTGATATGGAGTTACCTGATCAAAGTACCGAAGAAGTGATACGAGGTAGTTTGAACGGAACACGCACTCCAAGCCCAATGCCATCACCTCCGTTGCCTTCAaatactttcaaagatgatgatcttCGAAACATGCATTCAAATATCCTTAAATTAACAGAAACGCCACAGAAGTTCAAGGACACATCAATTGTAGAGTCCACTGCAAGCAAATTGCCAGGTGGTATGCTAATACCGTTGAGTATTTCACCATCAAAACCTACAATAAACACCACACAAGTTTCCAGCGAACAGGCCAACGCAGAGCCGTTCAAATTCTAA
- the MDM31 gene encoding Mdm31p (similar to uniprot|P38880 Saccharomyces cerevisiae YHR194W MDM31 Mitochondrial Distribution and Morphology) — MFRHSLSWVTAARSGSRPILSSTIYRPVVLRRCYSNYFHIKSWKPNVNPKRDVFAFTGGLRHYSESNEKGKESEIQQPARKHTKQQQPTFRFITERDRLLAQATNILQRLKINLKWTLTRSMRPFNTDDISAFVSWVLVSNMLLIFLFTTSFLSLAIYLMNTVFAQEYLATKVGNFLTKNSALSVVFESAIVPDWSSGKISFNRVFVSRRPKLPHGFSKGSQHEAVERAKLALSERLLVSREDFDDGNYTQFDLTMDQVEISVSLSKWINGKGFLDEVTINGLRGVVDRTHVFWKENDDARNYLNVHQPGDFEISKFVMNDVLFTLYQPGGFRPFLVSVFNCELPQLRKHWLFFDFLNADNISGAYDNSMFTIHKKFKQRDTDEESSSSSPWHKVTRMRVDNLNIDHLNAGIEGPFGWITSGHVDMIGDLLLPENDIDPSQLSEILTVVRDRIVKETRRHSGFIPGNFEEQKDIDVKQYFIMDFLLRLHNVKAEVPLFTPGLSYINNALIRPIVGYINSRRTYIPIRCRVVKNLNDFAGSWTIYDSRLMDDLSAEVYDAFANYVADDERINLRMKRVGFWSLQLIIQVILMSLGAIA; from the coding sequence ATGTTTCGACATTCATTATCTTGGGTAACGGCTGCAAGATCAGGTTCAAGGCCCATCCTTTCATCTACCATTTACAGACCTGTAGTTCTAAGACGATGTTATTCGAATTACTTTCATATTAAGTCATGGAAGCCGAACGTGAATCCTAAAAGAGATGTCTTCGCTTTCACAGGAGGGCTACGACACTATTCAGAGAGCAATGAAAAGGGCAAAGAATCGGAAATCCAGCAACCTGCTAGGAAACATACGAAGCAGCAACAACCAACATTTAGATTCATCACCGAACGCGATAGATTACTTGCACAGGCAACAAATATACTCCAGCGCTTAAAAATTAACCTCAAATGGACTTTGACCAGATCGATGAGGCCGTTCAATACAGATGATATTAGTGCATTTGTTAGTTGGGTTCTTGTTAGTAATATGCTTCTCATATTTCTATTCACCACCTCATTTCTATCATTGGCCATCTACTTGATGAATACGGTATTTGCACAAGAGTATTTGGCTACTAAAGTCGGTAATTTTCTAACAAAGAACAGTGCTTTATCGGTAGTGTTTGAAAGTGCAATTGTTCCTGACTGGTCTTCAGgaaaaatttcattcaataGAGTGTTCGTATCTAGAAGACCTAAGCTTCCCCATGGGTTCAGCAAAGGTTCTCAACATGAAGCTGTTGAGAGGGCAAAATTAGCATTAAGTGAGCGATTATTGGTGAGTAGAGAGGATTTTGATGATGGTAACTACACACAATTCGATTTGACAATGGATCAAGTCGAGATTTCGGTTTCCTTAAGTAAATGGATAAACGGGAAAGGATTTCTAGATGAAGTCACTATTAATGGGCTACGTGGTGTTGTTGACAGAACTCACGttttttggaaagaaaatgatgacGCTAGGAACTATTTAAACGTTCATCAACCTGGTGATTTCGAAATCTCAAAGTTTGTCATGAACGATGTTTTGTTCACATTATACCAGCCAGGCGGGTTTAGGCCATTTCTGGTCAGTGTATTCAACTGTGAGCTCCCTCAATTGAGGAAACATTGgcttttctttgatttcttaaACGCTGATAATATCAGTGGCGCTTATGACAATTCAATGTTCACCATTCacaaaaaattcaaacaacgTGATACTGATGAGGAGTCCTCCAGTTCATCACCTTGGCACAAAGTCACAAGGATGAGAGTTGATAATCTTAATATTGATCATTTGAATGCTGGCATTGAGGGTCCTTTCGGATGGATTACTAGCGGTCACGTTGATATGATCGGTGATTTGTTGCTACCAGAAAATGATATTGACCCATCGCAACTTTCTGAAATATTGACAGTGGTTAGGGACCGTATTGTGAAAGAAACTCGCCGTCACTCTGGGTTCATTCCAGGGAATTTCGAAGAGCAAAAGGATATTGATGTGAAGCAATATTTCATAATGGATTTTTTGCTACGTTTACATAATGTCAAGGCAGAAGTTCCGCTATTCACTCCTGGCTTGTCGTACATCAATAATGCTTTGATTAGACCTATCGTCGGATATATCAACTCAAGGAGGACATATATTCCGATCAGATGTCGCGTAGTCAAGAATCTAAATGATTTTGCAGGATCGTGGACCATATATGACAGCAGATTAATGGACGATTTAAGTGCAGAAGTTTATGATGCATTTGCAAACTACGTAgcagatgatgaaagaatCAACTTGAGGATGAAACGTGTTGGGTTCTGGTCCCTACAACTGATAATTCAGGTGATATTAATGAGTTTGGGAGCCATTGCATAG
- the EGD2 gene encoding Egd2p (similar to uniprot|P38879 Saccharomyces cerevisiae YHR193C EGD2 Alpha subunit of the heteromeric nascent polypeptide-associated complex (NAC) involved in protein sorting and translocation associated with cytoplasmic ribosomes), translating into MSEIAQDSNVSIFSKNEKKARELILKLGLKPIQGVSRVTFKKKDGQIFAIDRPEVYKSQGGNFVVFGEAKVDDFTQRLAKAQESLQQNEGVLPAGQDAVSKDPQSIQADMQAAADSATDKPSADDAVDDAEVDETGLNADDIELVMQQAGVPRAKAAKALKEHDSDIVNAIMALSG; encoded by the coding sequence ATGTCTGAAATTGCCCAAGACTCCAACGTTTCcattttttccaaaaatgaaaagaaggcCAGAGAATTGATCCTAAAGTTGGGATTGAAGCCAATCCAAGGTGTTTCTAGAGTcactttcaagaagaaggatGGTCAAATCTTTGCTATCGACAGACCAGAAGTTTACAAGTCTCAAGGTGGTAACTTTGTTGTTTTCGGTGAAGCCAAGGTTGATGATTTCACTCAAAGATTAGCCAAGGCTCAAGAAtctcttcaacaaaatgaaGGTGTTTTGCCAGCTGGTCAAGATGCTGTTTCTAAGGACCCACAGTCCATCCAAGCGGACATGCAAGCTGCTGCTGACTCCGCCACTGACAAGCCTTCTGCTGACGACGCTGTAGATGATGCTGAAGTCGATGAAACTGGTTTGAACGCTGACGACATTGAATTGGTCATGCAACAAGCCGGCGTCCCAAGAGCTAAGGCTGCTAAGGCTTTGAAGGAGCACGACTCTGACATCGTCAACGCTATCATGGCCTTGTCTGGTTAA